The proteins below are encoded in one region of Ornithinimicrobium avium:
- a CDS encoding DUF2200 domain-containing protein, protein MSRIFSTSFASVYPLYVSKVERKGRTREELDEVISWLTGFDPSELARHLEAGTTFEDFFADARLNPDASLITGVVCGVRVEEVEDPLMQKIRYLDKLVDELARGKELAKVLRS, encoded by the coding sequence GTGAGCCGCATCTTCAGCACCAGCTTCGCCTCCGTCTACCCGCTCTACGTCAGCAAGGTCGAACGGAAGGGGCGGACCCGGGAGGAGCTTGACGAGGTCATCAGCTGGCTGACCGGCTTCGACCCGTCGGAGCTGGCCCGGCACCTCGAGGCGGGGACGACCTTCGAGGACTTCTTCGCCGACGCCCGGCTCAACCCGGACGCCTCCCTCATCACCGGGGTGGTCTGCGGGGTGCGCGTCGAGGAGGTCGAGGACCCGCTCATGCAGAAGATCCGCTACCTGGACAAGCTCGTCGACGAGCTGGCCCGGGGCAAGGAGCTGGCGAAGGTCCTGCGCTCCTGA